The Candidatus Denitrolinea symbiosum DNA window TTCTCTGTCACGCCAGCGAGGACAAGCCCATCGTGCGGGAGTTGTACGACCGCCTGCGCGCGGACGGGTTCGACCCGTGGCTGGACAGCGAATTGCTCGACCCGGGCGAGAACTGGCCGCTCGAAATCCAAAAAGCGATGCGCGCCAGCCAGGCGGTGATCGTCTGCCTGTCGGAGGCCGCCATCGTCAAAGAGGGGTACATCCACACCGAGATCAAGACCGCCCAGTCGCTTCAAATGGAAAAACCCGAGGGGACGATCTTCTTCATCCCCCTGCAATTGGAGGAGTGCGAGCCGCCCTTCAGCATGAGGGAGATCCAGTGGGGAAAATACCACGAGCCGGACGGCTACGAGAGACTCGTGCGGGCGTTGAACAAGCGCGCCGGGCAGGTGAAGGCCGCGCAGGGCGTGATTAAATCCCGAAAGAAAAAAATTGCATCGGAAACCAGCAAGCCCGCCGCGAAAAACGCGCCGGGGACGGGAAACTCCGTCCAAGGCGGGGACGGCGCCGCCGTCATCGGGAGAGACGTAAATAATTCAGTCATCAACGTCGTCAATATCCGTTACGAAAACGCGCCCGAGTCTGAACAGCCGCGAGAAGCAAAGACAGATTTGTCCCAACCTCCAAGTTCTTGAAGAACTCGGAAGTCTCCCACCCCCTCAACAAAAGGAGCAACCCATGAGCGAACCCCGCAAGAAGATCACCCTGCCCTACCTCTTCAATAAAGTAGAGAAGGGCGAGCCGATCACCTGGCTGACCTGCTACGACTTCCCCACCGCCTATTTGCAGGAGCAGGCCGGCATCGAGATGATCCTCGTCGGCGACAGCCTCGGCATGACCATGCTGGGCTACGATTCCACCCTGCCCGTCAAAATGGACGACATGATCCGCCACGCGCAGGCCGTCCGCCGCGGCGCGCCCACCGCCTTCGTCATCGGCGACATGCCCTACATGACCTACCAGCAATCGGTGGAGGCGGCCATCCTCAACGCCGGGCGCTTCATGGCCGAGGCGGGCTGCGACGCCATCAAACTGGAGGGCGGCGCGGCCATGGCCGACCGTATCAAAGGCATCGTGGACGCCGGCATCCCCGCCATCGGTCACCTCGGGCTCACGCCGCAATCCGTCTCCGCGCTGGGGGGCTTCCGCCTGCAGGGCAAGTCCACCGCGCTGGCGAAAAAGATCGTGGACGACGCCAAAGCCCTCGAGGAGGCGGGCGCCTTCGCCATCCTGCTCGAACTCGTCCCCGACCGCCTGTGTGAGTTGATCACCGAGCGCGCCGAAAACTGCATCATCATGTCGCTCGGCTCGGGCCCGAAGGCGCACGGTCAACTGCTCATCTACCACGACATGTTCGGCCTCTATCCCAAGTTCAAGCCGAAAATGGCGAAAGTCTACGGCAACGCGGGCGAGGTCATCCTCAACGGGTTGAAGAACTACCACGACGAGGTGATCGGCGGCCAGTTCCCCGCGCCGGAGAACTACTTCGGCATGGGCGACGAAGAATTCAACGAGTTGAAGAAGATGCTCGATTAAACCAGGAGTCAAAATGTCAGACGCGCAAAAACTTCTCAAAGTCTCGCCCGACAAACTCAAGGCCTTCAACGCCGTCCTGCTCGATCCCGACTCGCGGGTGATGCGGGACTTCCTCGACGTTGTCGCCAAATACGGGACGCCCGCCGCCATCAACCGCAAGCACCGCCAGGCGCGCAAGATGGAGAACCTGTTCAAGATCGTGCAGGAACGCCAGCCCGACGCGGTCAAGGACCTGAACTGGCTGATCGAACAGCGCGACCGCGGCGCGTTCATCTCCGTCCGCGACTACCGCCGCCGCGTCCTCGGACCCAAAGCGGACGCGGCCAAATTCAAGGACCGCTACGCCGTGACGCTCGAAGTCTCGGCGCTGCAATACTTCCCGTGGATCCGTCCCATGGTCGAGCGCGCCATCGCCGAAAAGACCCTCGTCCCCGGGCGCTTCATCGCCGTCCGCAAGATGAAGGAATCGGAAGCCGACGGCGACCTGCCCGCCATCGTCGCCGCGCTGGACATCATCGGCGCGTCCTTCGTCGAGACGCTGGACACCAAAGGCACGGACGGCTCCAACCCGCATTTGGGCGGTCCCGCCACCATCACTGGCTACTTCGGCGGCATCGGCCAGCCCAACGAGCACGCCCTGCAATGGCTGGACGAGTTCCTGTACTATTACACCAACTACGGCGTCCAGCATGTGCTTAATTTCAACGCCGGGACGATCCTGCTCGGCTTCCTGCTTTACAAACTGGGCGTGAACATCAACTTCAAGATCAGCGTCTTCTTCGGCTCGGACAATCCCTACCACGCGCTGTGGATCATGGCGATGGCGAAACTCCTCAGCCGCGAAGACGGGACCAGCCCGCTGATCGGCTTCAACTGGTCGAACTCGGTCAACAACCAGACCATGGAACTGACCGCCGAATTCCGCAAGGCGCTCGGCTTCGAGAAGGTCATCCGCTTCGAGCATCACATCACCGAGACGTGGAAGAGCATCGTCGTCCAACCCTACAACCGCCGCGCCGAACTGATCGAGATCGCCGGTCACGTGGCGAACATCGCCGCCAAACACGAGGGCGGCGACGAGGACGTGGAGCAGACCCTCGCCCATCCCTCCGACATCCTCGACTACTTCCGCGCCAAGGACGAGGTCATCGCCTCCGGCGACTGGGACCACCTCCAGCGCAACTTCATGGAGAAAGTCGCGGCCTGCAACCGCACCGCCCGCGATCTCACCGCCAACGGACTCAGTTTCGTCGCCGCGAAGAATTTGCATAAGTGAGAGAGTGGAGAGAAGAGAGAAGAGAGAAGAGAACAGAGAGCAGAAGGCGGAAGGCAGGAGGCGGAGGACGGAAGGCAGGGGGCGGGAGGCGGAAGAGCGGAAGGCAGAAAGCAGTCGGGACCCGCGAGGGAGGCGCGGGTCCCGACTGAACACCGGTCACTGCTCACTGCTCACTGATCACTGAACACTGCTCACTGCTCACTGGGCTACCCCATCCTCCCTGTAATGTACGCCTCGGTCAACTCTTCCTTCGGCTTCATAAACATCTGCGCCGTCTCCGAGACTTCCACCAGTTCGCCCAGCCAGAAGAAACCGGTCACGTCCGAGACGCGCGCCGCCTGCTGCATGTTGTGCGTCACGATGACGATGGTGTAATCACGCTTCAACTCGGCGATCAACTCCTCCACGCGCAGCGTCGCGACCGGGTCGAGCGCCGAGGTGGACTCGTCCATCAAAATGACCTCCGGCTGGATCGCCACCACGCGGGCGATGCACAACCGCTGCTGCTGTCCCAGCGCGAGGCTGAAGGCGTCGTCCTGCAATTTGTCCTTCACGTCGTCCCACAGCGCGGCGCGTTTGAGACTCTCCTCCACCAGTCCCTGCAACTGACTCCGATTCCCCGCCCGTCCCGTCACGCGCGGACCGAACGCCACGTTGTCGAAGATGGACTGTGGGAACGGGTTCGGCTTCTGGAAGACCATCCCTACGCGCTGGCGCAGGTCTACCACGTCCATGTCGGGCGCGTAGATGTCCGAACCGTCGAGCAGGATCTTCCCCTCCACGCGCGTCCCCGCGATGGTGTCGTTCATGCGATTCAGGCAGCGCAGGAACGTGGACTTCCCGCAGCCCGAGGGGCCGATCAGCGCGGTCACCTTGCGCGGCGGAATCTCCATCGTGATGTTTGACAGCGCGCGCTTCGCGCTGTAATAGAAGTTTAGATTTTGAATTGAAAAGGCGGAGTTTGCTTCTGGCATGAGGTGATTTTATCATCCTCTGTACACGGATGACGCGGATTCGGCGGATTTACACGGACAGATTTAAGAAATCCGTGCTGTCGTGAAATTTGTGTATGAAAGGATTTGCGCCCGCCTTTTTCCGCTATAATCAGCCCCGATGAACCCGCCTCGCCCCCTTTCCCTCATCTTTCATCTTTCATCTTTCTTCTTTCTTCTATTCATCCTCACTTCCTGTACCTCCTCCTCGCAAGCCTCCTCCAACTCTCCCGCCCTCTACATCGAGAACAAAGGCTCCGACACCATCGTCAACCTCGCGCTCGCCTGGGCGGAGAGATACCAGGCCGAGCATCCCGACGTGCGCATCTCGGTGACGGGCGGCGGCTCCGGCACGGGACTCGCGTCCCTCATCAACGGTTCGGCGGACATCGCCAACGCCTCCCGCAAGATCAAACCCGAAGAGGCAGCCGAGGCGCAGAAGAACGGCATCCAGCCTGTGGAGCATGTCATCGCCCGCGACGCGATCGCCGTCATCGTGAATCCCGAAAACCCCGTCGGCGAGTTGACGCTCCAGCAGGTCTCCGATATTTACAGCGGCAAGATCAACAACTGGCAGGAGCTTGGCGGCGAAGACCGTCCCATTGTGAGGCTCTCGCGCGAGACCAACTCCGGTACGCACATCTACTTCCTCGAAACCGTCCTGCGCCTCGGCGAGAAGGACAACCAGACCCTCTTCTCGATGGACACGCTCCTGCTCCCGTCCTCCGAGGGCATCGTCGCCGAAGTGCGCGACAATCCCAACGCCATCGGCTACGACGGCCTGGGCTACGTCCCCAAAGACCTGAAAGTGATCGCCATCGCCCGCGCCGCGGACGGGCCGTACGTGCTGCCCTCCGCCGCGACGGTCAACGACAAGACCTATCCGATCGCCCGCGACCTCTACATGTACACCGCGGGCGAACCGACAGGCGTCCTAGCGGCCTACCTTGATTGGATATTTTCTCCCGAAGCGCAGGAGATCGTTTTGCAATTGGGCTTTGTGCCGATAAAATAAAAAAGGATTCCGCAAGTTCTACTTGCGGCTTTCTCGAAGAAACCCGTGTGAGTCTGTAAAATCCGCGTCATCCGTGTACCAAAAGAAACCTCATGGAAAAATCCCTCAACTGGCGTGAATACCTCATCACCCGCCTCATCCGAATCAGCGGCTATTCTGCCATCGTCTTCGTCGCGGCCATCTTTTTCTTCATCCTCAAAGAAGGCCTGCCCGCCCTGACCGAAGTCAAACTCAGCGACCTGTTCGCCGTCCGCTGGTACCCCATCGAAGATTACTTCGGCCTGCTTCCCCTCGTCACCGGCTCGCTCATCATCACCGTCGGCGCCATGCTGATCGCCTTTCCCTTCGGGATTGCGACGGCGGTCTTCATCGCCGAGATCGCGCCGCGCTGGGTGCGCGAGATTCTCAAGCCGCTCGTGGAACTCCTCGCGGGACTCCCGTCTGTCGTGCTGGGATTCCTCGGGATCCTCGTCCTCGCCCCGAACCTGCGCCGCCTCCTCGACCTTCCAACGGGTCTGACCGCCCTGGCCGGGTCCATCCTCCTCGGCGGGATCGCCGTCCCGACCATCGTCTCCATCGCCGAAGACGCCCTCGACGCGGTCCCGCGCTCGTACCGCGAGGGCGCCTGGGCGCTCGGCGCGACGCGCTGGCAGACCATCTGGCGCGTGACTCTCCCCGCGGCGCGTTCGGGCGTCATCACCGCCGTCATGCTCGGCATCGGACGCGCCATCGGCGAGACGATGACTGTGATGATGGTGACCGGCAACGCGCCCGTCCTGGCGGTCAAACTGGGCAGCATCCTCTCTCCCGTCCGCACGATGACCGCCACCATCGCCGCCGAAATGGGCGAGGTCGCCAGCGGAAGCATCCACTACCACGTTTTGTTTTTCATCGGCATCGTCCTGTTCCTCATCTCTCTGGTCGTCAACGTCGCGGCCTCGTCCGTCGTCTTCCGCGCCAGAAAACGCGCGGAGAGAATCTTGTCTTGATGCTCAGGCTTTTCTGTACACGGATTTCACGGATTTTTTAAAACGCCCGCGCAAATCCGCGAACCAATCTCCAATCTCTAATTACCAATCGCCAACCGCCACCGCCATGACCTCCTCCACCCGCAACCTCATCCAACGCCTCGGCTTCGGCATGATGACGCTGATGGCCGTCGCCACCGTCGTCCCCATCATCGGCACGGTCGTCTATATCTTCGCGCAAGGCTCGCCTGCCCTCTCGTGGGAACTCCTCTCCGGCTTTCCGCGCGAGGGAATGCGCGCGGGCGGAATCCTGCCCGCCATCGTCGGGACGTTCTACCTCACCGTCGGCGTCGCGGTTTTCTCCGTCCCGCTCGGAGTCGCCGCGGCGATCTACCTCGCCGAATACGCGCCCGATAACAAGTGGACGCGTCTCATCCGCATCGCCATCATCAACCTGGCGGGCATCCCCTCGGTGGTCTACGGACTCTTCGGACTCGGCCTCTTCGTCATCTTTCTGAAGTTCGGCGCCAGCATTCTGGCCGCCTCGCTGACCCTCTCCATTATGACCCTTCCCGTCATCATCAGCGCTTCCGAGGAAGCGCTGCGCGCCGTCCCGCAGGCGTTCCGCACCGTCAGCATCTCGGTCGGCGCGACGCGCTGGCAGACCATCCGCCGCATCGTCCTTAAGGAGGCGCTGCCCGGCATCCTGACGGGAGTCATCCTCGGCCTCGAACGCGCCGCGGGCGAGACCGCTCCCATCCTGTTCACCGGCGCGGCCTTCTTCCTTCCCCGCCTGCCTCATTCTCCCTTCGACGCGACGATGGCGCTTCCCTATCATTTATTCGTCATCTCCACCCAGATCCCCGAAATGCCGATTCAGATCCAATACGGGACCGCCCTCGTCCTGCTCATCTTCGTCCTCGGCATGAATCTGACGGCCACCATCATCCGCTCGCGCGCCCGCGCCAAACGCCAGTGGTGATCTCCAATTGCCCATCTTCCAATGAATAAAATCGTCATCGAAAATCTCTCCCTCCAATATTCCGACGGCACCGAATCGCTCCGCAGCGTGAGCATGGGGATCCCCGCCAACCAGATCACGGTCCTGTTCGGACCTGCGGGCGGCGGCAAGTCCACCCTTCTGCGCTGCCTCAACCGCCTCAACGACCTGACCGAAGTCCGCGCTTCGACGGGCAAAATTTTGATTGACGGCGTAAACATCCTCGATCCCAAAACGGACGTGATCGCCCTGCGGCGGAGAGTCGGGATGGTCTTCGCCCGTCCCGTTGTCCTGCCCATGTCCATCCGCGGCAATTTGACCTATGGACTGGAACTCGCGGGCGAGACGCGCCGCGCCCGCCTCGACGAGGCGGTGGAGCGCAGCCTTCGTCTCGCGGCCATCTGGGACGAGGTGAATGACCGCCTCGACGATCCCGCCATCGCGCTTTCAGGCGGACAGCAGCAACGCGTCTGCCTGGCGCGCGTCCTGGCGCTCCAGCCCGAGATCGTCC harbors:
- a CDS encoding 3-methyl-2-oxobutanoate hydroxymethyltransferase, producing the protein MSEPRKKITLPYLFNKVEKGEPITWLTCYDFPTAYLQEQAGIEMILVGDSLGMTMLGYDSTLPVKMDDMIRHAQAVRRGAPTAFVIGDMPYMTYQQSVEAAILNAGRFMAEAGCDAIKLEGGAAMADRIKGIVDAGIPAIGHLGLTPQSVSALGGFRLQGKSTALAKKIVDDAKALEEAGAFAILLELVPDRLCELITERAENCIIMSLGSGPKAHGQLLIYHDMFGLYPKFKPKMAKVYGNAGEVILNGLKNYHDEVIGGQFPAPENYFGMGDEEFNELKKMLD
- a CDS encoding phosphate ABC transporter ATP-binding protein, encoding MPEANSAFSIQNLNFYYSAKRALSNITMEIPPRKVTALIGPSGCGKSTFLRCLNRMNDTIAGTRVEGKILLDGSDIYAPDMDVVDLRQRVGMVFQKPNPFPQSIFDNVAFGPRVTGRAGNRSQLQGLVEESLKRAALWDDVKDKLQDDAFSLALGQQQRLCIARVVAIQPEVILMDESTSALDPVATLRVEELIAELKRDYTIVIVTHNMQQAARVSDVTGFFWLGELVEVSETAQMFMKPKEELTEAYITGRMG
- a CDS encoding phosphate-binding protein, whose protein sequence is MNPPRPLSLIFHLSSFFFLLFILTSCTSSSQASSNSPALYIENKGSDTIVNLALAWAERYQAEHPDVRISVTGGGSGTGLASLINGSADIANASRKIKPEEAAEAQKNGIQPVEHVIARDAIAVIVNPENPVGELTLQQVSDIYSGKINNWQELGGEDRPIVRLSRETNSGTHIYFLETVLRLGEKDNQTLFSMDTLLLPSSEGIVAEVRDNPNAIGYDGLGYVPKDLKVIAIARAADGPYVLPSAATVNDKTYPIARDLYMYTAGEPTGVLAAYLDWIFSPEAQEIVLQLGFVPIK
- a CDS encoding phosphate ABC transporter permease subunit PstC; translated protein: MEKSLNWREYLITRLIRISGYSAIVFVAAIFFFILKEGLPALTEVKLSDLFAVRWYPIEDYFGLLPLVTGSLIITVGAMLIAFPFGIATAVFIAEIAPRWVREILKPLVELLAGLPSVVLGFLGILVLAPNLRRLLDLPTGLTALAGSILLGGIAVPTIVSIAEDALDAVPRSYREGAWALGATRWQTIWRVTLPAARSGVITAVMLGIGRAIGETMTVMMVTGNAPVLAVKLGSILSPVRTMTATIAAEMGEVASGSIHYHVLFFIGIVLFLISLVVNVAASSVVFRARKRAERILS
- a CDS encoding phosphate ABC transporter, permease protein PstA, producing MTSSTRNLIQRLGFGMMTLMAVATVVPIIGTVVYIFAQGSPALSWELLSGFPREGMRAGGILPAIVGTFYLTVGVAVFSVPLGVAAAIYLAEYAPDNKWTRLIRIAIINLAGIPSVVYGLFGLGLFVIFLKFGASILAASLTLSIMTLPVIISASEEALRAVPQAFRTVSISVGATRWQTIRRIVLKEALPGILTGVILGLERAAGETAPILFTGAAFFLPRLPHSPFDATMALPYHLFVISTQIPEMPIQIQYGTALVLLIFVLGMNLTATIIRSRARAKRQW
- a CDS encoding phosphate ABC transporter ATP-binding protein, with the translated sequence MNKIVIENLSLQYSDGTESLRSVSMGIPANQITVLFGPAGGGKSTLLRCLNRLNDLTEVRASTGKILIDGVNILDPKTDVIALRRRVGMVFARPVVLPMSIRGNLTYGLELAGETRRARLDEAVERSLRLAAIWDEVNDRLDDPAIALSGGQQQRVCLARVLALQPEIVLLDEPTSGLDPISTGKVEAALQELKKDYTIVLVPHSVQQAARTADHAAFFLQGELVEFRAGQDIFTNPRDKRTEDYVTGRFG